The stretch of DNA agaggtgaacggaaactgttcgtgtggaccggctagaggtactgcgatcgtgcggttcttgtgatcaattcagaatcgaggaattgttcttcaaaggtaataatcgaaaccctgatcatgtccattcgcaaggatccaccgaaggaaaatcttaaatttccgctgcgtttttactctgtttttaaatgcaattttccttcagtggtatcagagccacttgtgaaaccatgaatcggtttgttgtttattactgttttattaatatggttttgaatcggtattaataataataacaaggattaataaaatttgattgatcggttttaaaatatatatgtgatatatatttctgatacggcgcatcggtgtatgtgatacattgatcgtgtcattcattcgaatgtttaagtgattggcgtttaatttggatgattgtgagcgtgagcttcggaaccgtttatggtgaagcatcatatatccaatcgttcatctagaactagcagtcctgaaacgttttgatgaatggcggttgtattagggtttataacaatacaagtgttgtgttgttatatataaacagaacatattgttcattgaaagttttaagtgattgtcgtgagcatggatgattgtgagcgtgagcttcggaaccgataactggtgaagcatcatatatccaatcgtttatggtgaacaaaatcctgaaacgttttgatgaatgattactgtattaattttgtaaaagcaGAGTATGGCTAGGGTTTATATCTGAAGCATCAAGTGTTGGTGCGATTAGGATTCAATGATGAAGTGTTCATCgaaatttattaattgttgGTGCGGAACCCCCGGCTAAATCTGAAGCATCAAGTGTTGGTGCGGAACCCCCGGCTAACTCTgcgtaaggtgatcaatcatggtgttttattaattggactaatgtaataataataaattgtgtgtttattgttattaaagttgcatgatgaatggttatggccttagttcttcttttcgttttatttgggatttaaatacggcctgcgtgtcgtgcctttcttatattttcttgatgtaatttcttttctcatctcactccctcgtatgaacacgagtttcttgtagtgatgtaatataagattagcaaataggacaggaaggacagcaatgaagatctatcttggagaagtataggtttttgttagatatagcataggttctctcattggcttgagggaacaatcacgctaggggccataaccatatcattttattatattatgtatgttgatgcatgttatgtatggagtgacgtcattgtatgtaagccgtggtaaggtgagatcaaattaattataaaagccctcaaaggaattaatattaagttttattgctttccaacgaatagcgcccttcaagatcaatatcgacaaatgtaggttttgccaacgcgaagtgcatagtcaatattgataagttgcggtgaggtaatttatttatccgatcgctatttaatgggtctaacttaactaaagagaatataataagattatataactttagaagcaagtattgggttattccatgtgatggattagaataagtgttattcgcccaatagaaaggatatgagagttgtatgagatacaattggaaaggagtttcctacctaaataactaagttttgtgtaatcagcccaacgctgacttaaaacgaagtgaaatatggatctcattctcactagaaaatcttccaacgggattttccgaatcaaatgtcgagggtcatttgttttgagtaaaatagtgggagcacatgtttaattaaaggcctaattaaatgtgtattaaaattgttcaaatacttatattttcacttttacaattgtagatcaccatgtcaaacaccaatacttcgaacaacattttgcgaagcattcttgacaaagagaaattgtctgggacaaattttcttgattggcatcgtaacttgaggatagtcctcatgcacgagaaaaagctgtatgctattgaggaaccccaacctaaccctgaggatgaacctgcggCTAATGCCcctaaggctcaaagggatgcttatcagaagcgtcttgatgatgccatggatgcaaagtgcctaatgctggctaccatgacctctgagcttcagaagcaacatgaggacatgaatgcgttcgatatgatcgaacacttgaagacgctctaccaagagcaagccaggattgaaaggtttgaggtttccaaagccctgttttcagctaagctatctgagggatctctagtaagtccacatgtgctcaagatgattgggtacgtggggaacttagaaaaattgggatttccacttggaaatgagcttgcaactgatctgatcctgcaatcgttgccggagagttttaatcagtttgttctgaacttcaccatgtcggacatggaaAAGACTTTGCCACAACTGCTGGGCATGTTGAGGCAGGctgagcagaacatgaaaacaaaagggaaatccaaccatgttcttatgattggcaatggaaacaaagggaagggcaacaaagggaagggaggtaaagggaagggcaaggaagttgccaaacccaaacctacccctaaagctttgaagcccactgggggagttgcaaaggagggtaggtgcttccactgtaacaagactggacattggaagaggaactgcccaaaatacctggaagataaaaagaatggagtagagagctccaattcagcaggtatctttgttattgaaattaatttatctacttcttctacatgggtattagataccggatgtggttctcacatttgtactaatgtgcaggggctgcaaaggagtagaggattggctaaaggtgaagtcgacctacgagtgggaaatggagcaagagttgccgcattagctgtaggagtttttaatttgactttaccatctggtttaataatacagttagagaactgtttttatgtacctgccattagcaggaatattatttctgtttcttgtttggataaacttggcttttcatttataataaagaacaattgttgctccatttatttaaatgatatcttttatgccacagctcaaatgagtaatggattatatattcttgatcttgaaatgccaatttataacattgatacgaaaaggattaaacctaatgagttaaatcctacatacctttggcactgtcgtttaggccatataaatgagaaacgcatttccaagctccataaagatgggctcttggattcatttgattatgaatcttttgaaacatgcagatcttgcttattgggaaaaatgacaaagaccccattcactggtaaaggtgaaagggcaaatgatctcttggctctcatacatactgatgtatgtggaccattgaacacacatgctagaggaggttttcagtACTTCATCACATTCACTGATGACTACAGCAGATATGGGTATGTATACCTAATGAAGCATAAGTcggaatcctttgaaaagttcaaagaatttaaaaatgaagtacaaaaccaactaggaaagaaaatcaaaatccttcgatcagatcgaggaggtgagtatttaagcctagaatttgatgactatctaaaagagtgtgggatcttatcccaactcactcctcctggaacaccgcaatggaatggtgtgtctgagagaagaaaccgaaccttgttggacatggtgcggtctatgatgagtcacgctgatcttccaaactccttttggggatATGCtctattaacagcagcttatacacttaaccgtgttccttctaaaacggttgaaaagacaccatatgagatatggagtggcaagaaaccacatatgtcttacttaaagatttggggttgcgaagtttatgtaaaacgtcaaatttctactaaacttgaacctaaatctgacaagtgcttctttgtgggatatccaaaagagacaaaaggatatcacttctacaatccttctgagggcaaagtgtttgtcgctcgaacaggagtattcctagaaaaggattttatttccaaaggaatcagtgggaggaaagtagatcttgaagaaattcacgatccacaaagtagtgacacaccaatggaggaacaagagcaggatgcacaagatgttgtgacagagaaccctgctcatgtaacacaagaaccacgtaggtccaacaggatacgtcaagaacctgaaagatatggatatctcatatcggaacaaggtgatgtattactcatggatcaagatgagcctgtgacttaccaagaggccattactggccctgaatctgagaagtggcttgaagccatgaaatctgaaatggattccatgtacacaaatcaagtttggaacttggtggaagctcctgatgggattaaacccataggatgcaagtgggtcttcaagaagaagactgacatggatggaaaggtacagacctacaaagcgcgattggttgctaaaggtttcaaacaaattcatggggtagactatgatgaaactttttcaccagttgcgatgatcaaatccattcggatcttacttgccatcgctgcatactatgattatgaaatctggcagatggatgtaaaaactgccttcctcaatgggagtctccttgaggatgtgtatatgacacaacctgaaggcttttgcattccaggagaagccaaaaggatatgcaaattacagcgatcaatctacggattgaagcaagcttccagaagttggaatcttcgttttgatgaaactgtaaaacagtacggattcattcaaaatgaagatgagccttgtgtttacaagaaggttagtgggagcatagtcgcattcctagtattatatgtagatgacatattactgataggaaacgacatccctaccttgcaacaaattaaaacttggttagggaattgcttttctatgaaagatctgggtgaagcagcctatatattaggaataagaatctatagagatagatcacaaaaactgcttggcctaagccagagtacatacatagataaagtgttaagacgctttaatatgcatgattccaagaaaggattcattcctatgcaacatggcctgtgtctttcaaagacacagtctccttcatctaaggaagaaagggaccgcatgagtaagatcccttatgcatcggctataggatctatcatgtatgccatgatatgtactcgaccagatgtttcatatgccttaagcgcaacaagccgttatcagtctgatcctggtgaggctcactgggtggctgtcaagaacatccttaaatacttaaggaggactaaagactcattcctaatatatggaggccaagaagagctaaatgtaattggttacactgatgctagcttccaaacagatagggatgactttaggtcgcaatcaggctatgtgttttgcataaatggtggcgctgtgagctggaagagttcaaagcaagatacagttgctgattctacaaccgaagctgagtacatcgctgcatcaaatgcagcaaaggaagctgtttggataaagaagttcattactgaacttggcatattccctagcattgtggatcccattgaattattttgtgacaacaatggtgcaatcgcacaagctaaggagcctagatctcaccaaaagtccaaacacatactcaggcgctatcatcttattcgagagataattgatagaggagatgtgaaaatatgcagagtaccaacacttgacaatgctgctgatccacttacaaagcctcttgctcagccgaagcatgagggccacactaggggcataggtattaggagtatgcctgattggctctagtgctagtgggagattgttggtgtaagccctagaggccaattatttataattgcatgatacttgtattggataatttacttattaaataaaggcttttccttattatgtttatgtgttaaataataatagagtccctagaatagtaagttcattgaatggaacgttaagtgtgacttaatcgtgagaatccattacacatgagaacactattcttaaaacatccgtagtcgagctttaatgtgaattgggataacatcaaaacgtagagactattatgttgatagactgatgatcacatctcacggatcatagataaagagttatcaagtcttcacatagatataaatattaagagtaatatttatatcggattgacccaccatgagaatactacatagtatgttatgaaatgtcataagatattctcatagtgataagtggtgtattccacccttcgacctgaaaccactatgttccctaggtgtaggagtgtagtactttgtcgccattcaaagttatccgtaacaggatgactataaggttggttgatgggtattccacgaatcatgctgagggacatgagtgacctagatggaatttacccctcctacataacgggagatatgtctatgggcccaatattgaacttaacaagggtgacgtactatgccttgtgttcaatatagacataagggtaaaagggtaattatacacacgagttttatcacggaaaggtttgtcagatcacgtgacattcttgtgacttgggtagcagtgatgtgttgctagataccgctcactgtttataatattgagattaatattattgccaacgtcataggaacctacagggtcacacacataaggacagttaatgacgggagaaataagtatgacttattagtggggtgcgattaattacagtaggttattgggcttatgaagtccaataaccactttggcctgaagacaacataataagctctataaatagagccttatgtaaTTTAGTCAAGTGTTACACACATAATCTGAATTTTAGAGTaaccctaaaattctctaaaaccctaaccgcactaaatctccctctaccgtcgtcttgaagctagcactaagaggtgaacggaaactgttcgtgtggaccggctagaggtactgcgatcgtgcggttcttgtgatcaattcagaatcgaggaattgttcttcaaaggtaataatcgaaaccctgatcatgtccattcgcaaggatccaccgaaggaaaatcttaaatttccgctgcgtttttactctgtttttaaatgcaattttccttCAGTCCAATGGTTCAAAAGGCGGCCAAAAGGAAGGAGAAAGAAAAGCTTGTGGAAAAGTCTATGCCTTTggaaaaaattgatgatttgCAAGAtgacttcaaaaaaaaaaaaagttggcaTAATATCGGAGTTTTCATGTAATTGGACACGTCTTGAGGAAGAAAGACTTGAGATGGAGAGGGAAAGGTTGAAGATCAATGATTTGTAAATACTCTCAAAGGATACATCGAATATGAATAAAAGACAACTACAAGCGCATGAAATGTTGTGCGacataatttcaaaaaaatatggacTTAATTGATATGATTatgtattttgaatattttttagattctcATAATTAATCGTTATTTAACTAGCCATTAAAATATGTACTTAAGCGTATAATGGATACATGCATCATACTACACAACATGATTGTTGAAGATGAACACGCCACATACGGTGGCAATTTTGATTATTCTCATGATCAACTACAAGGCAGTGACTCGAGTGCACCACCGAATAATTCtaatattgattttcaagaGTTCCTGCGTAGAAGATTTGATGTTCGCGATAAGCAAATTCATCGACAACTTCAACAAGACTTGATAGAACATATATGCGAACGTTTTGGGCACGACAAcaacaattgaaaaatattttaaatctatcttttttcatgtattttatttttatgtttatgaatttcttttaatgtatttttttataattaagttatTTGTATCATGTATTgtgttatttaatatatttttatatgtttttaattttactttgtttcaaattcatcaaaaaaaattaattcaaatacatttttatatattattgtaaaatataaatgagTAAAACATGTGGAACCTAATGAGACCCATTTAAGAGTTTTTAATAAGTTGTATGAATATTTGAGAAATGTAGTtgaattgtttaaataattgagaagtgtaaaataatataaagaatgAAATGAGACCCACTTAAAGAACTAATATCGAGTTTTGGGATAATGGTGCTCTAACAATTAACGGAAAGAGATCAACTTGATTAACCAAAGTACACTTAAGAGAGAGATTTTAGTGGAACAAGTAATTATAGATCCAAAACGAAactaataaaattgatttttcttcttgttttacCTTCAAAGTGCCTCattgtttttaataattcaCCTTAAGCCTCAAAATATGTTGAGTCAGCCTTGCCCTATGTTGCGCGGGTACTCCGTGTTAGACAGAGTACCAGTACCGGGTATCGTTACGCGTATGATACTCTCATGGTACGTAAAgtacttagtttttttttcttttcatgtgGGTACACGCATAGGACTTTCGGGGTACGTGTGTGGTACTCTCAGGGTACACACGTGGTacatatttcatcaaaaactattctcattttttttatgcaacaCTTTTCAATCCcattctttctttattttttatttcttaataaagattcactttagtttaaaattagaatcGATTCAGTCTCcttccctttttatttatttttaaaagtagagcCGCATAGTTTTACTACTACTCCTAATTTTCTAAACGTGTAAACCACaatataactatttttaaagattgctattttttatgtttaattatttgttttaagaatataattttattattttaactatataactatattaaaaaaaattatacgaaCGTACTcgtaccttagttttttttaaaatgccGTACCACGTACCGGAtaccgtacccgcacctatGCAACAAAGGCCTTGCCAGAAATGGATTCTCTCATGTGAAGATTTTAGTAGACACTCTAGTTTTAATTTGTACTATTAAAACTCATCTCTCTTCAGCTTTTTACTCTCACTCCATCTCTATCTATCTCTGCATTTGTGTTTTTTGTATAGTTGTGAATTGTGATTCCACTTACATGGTAATGTGACTGACTGATCATCAAATAAGTGTTTACAATGCTGCAAACCAAACATACCTCAATATGTGTGGGTGGGGTTTGATCCATTGATACACAAGTTATTAAGCTTTATTGTGGTATCAAATCCAATCTCTTATTGAATCCAAAGAAAGTTCATATTTATTCACATTGGATTAGCATCAATAGTCTCAAATTGAATGATGTTACTATGTTGTAAAAAACTGCAACATGGGTGGGATTCATATTGCAGATGCAGCAAACAATAACACAAGCATGAGATAGATATCCACCAACAAAAAGAAGCAGTACTCAATGCTGTTATGCACCACCAGAAAAAGCAAACTATAGATAATTGCAAATGGcaattacaaatatatatatgtacaagaAATATTATTTAAAGAAACCACACCACAGTTATTACAATGGAAAAGCCAATATCAACGTTTCGAAATAGATACTGTACCGAAACATGATTATTTTCAGCAGATAACAGTTGctaaatgaatttaaaatactTGCAACTAAAAATACATGTACAAAAAGTTATCTAATGTAGTCACCAACCAACACAGCGTGCCTCAGTTACACGAGAACATTGTGCTGCGATACGCATGTGCTGAAAACCATAATGGGAGTGTTGAGCTATACTTCACAGAGTACATTTCTTTCCAAACTTGGCTCCTGCGATGATACACCAAAACCTGCTTATGAGTTGCCAAGAAAACATATTCACTTGTCTGACTGATCGGGAAAATCCCCGGCACCATTCCTCTGATACACCTTAGACTCACCTTATCCACGACAGACCATTCATCTTTCCAGTAGTCTTTTAGCACCCATATAATCATCCACGCTTCCGAAATTTGAATAACAGAAAGACAACCATCTAACTCCAATAGATAAGTCCTATTTCCCACTCCATAAATCGGGTCGTACGGCAACGACATCTTCTTCCAAATATCGCAACTTAAATCAAGCACGAGTATATAACTCGAGCTAACAGTCAACCAATGCAAAGCATTATTGACGAAAACAACTTGATTCTTATTCATATGAGTAAAATGTTCATCTTGAAAAGAAATCAACTTCCTCCACTTATTCAACTCCGAATCAAACACCAAACATATGAATTTCCCATCCGGCCTATGCCCAAAAGTACGATGACTACCAGCAAGAACAACATTAAACTTCTGAAAAGCCGGATCACAAGCCAACCCAACCAAGGTAGCTTCACCATCAGGATAAAACCGAGTCACCGGCCTCTCCCTACTCTTAGGAAGCAACCTAAACTCTCGAGTAACCGGATTACAAACATAGTACACACCCATATCAGGAATACTAGAACAACACAATAATCCATTACACGACGCGCGAACCTTAACTCTATCATTCAAGAAATTCAGCGAAAATTCAAAGACACCCCTTAAATTATCAACACAAATTAAGCTAGATTTGCACTCTAACAATGAATCTGAAATCTCAACAAGTATCATAGGATTCTTCCTAGAAACATCATTGTATAATTGAATAAAATACTTATCGAAAGTCAACTTATACCATAATTTGCACACAGTTTTGCTCCTAAAAAGCGATTTCACTGGTAATCTTGCAAGAATCTGCATAACAACCTCATCTGGAAAAATCCCATCTCCTAATTTTTCCATAATTGAAATCCACAACTACATATACAAGAAAAAATagcatttttttatcaacaaattGAAACGAAATAAGAGAAATTAAAATTCTGGGTAGGAATAAAACAAGGTAAAGATTCGAACTTTACTTACAGGAACAAAATTCGGGGAATCCGATGAAACTGTAATTGATGAATGAGAAAGGggaaaatggtttttttttttacaattgtttTTTGGAATCGAAGAAAAAATGtggaataataataaatgttgGAGTTGAGAAAGTGATTGCGTTATGAAAAGTGAGAAATGTGAATGTGTGGGTGGAATTGGATCAAGTTAAGAGTTTAAGGATTTGAAGGAGAAGAATGTGAATTTTGGTCTAAGGGGGAGAAAGAGTGCAAAAGGGAACAAAATTATTGAGGTCAACATAATAAAAATGTAgacatgttaaaaaaataaataaaaaatgtagacttagtacaaaaataaataaataattgtaaaaaaaaaaaaaaaaaaaccaatcctTGTTTCGGTAgtgattgatgctgaacttAACAGGGAGGACCCCTGCAACTGCAATGGGAGGgagttgaaaccacttgatgtcagaaccgaCTCCCCGAACCGGATTAAACTGacggtgaaaacaaaaaaacataataaaaaatgtagacatgtaaaaaaataaataaactagtttgttcaatttatttatcttttactaAAAAAgattttcattcattcaaattgaaaaataCATACATCATTAAAAATTCGAGATTGTCACAAACTGAAAAAGGTGAATCTACAAACAATATTTAAGCATTTaagttaataacataaaacgaCAACATAAAAGTGCATataaatatgacaaaataaaagtaactgaAACATTCATGCTCCCGGATCTACAAGTAAATCTATATGGATAACCactgttggatataaatttggtatttatcaattaaatataattggcgggtccaatatttatttggaagtgatattgttaaaataaaactttcaaagttggcgTCGAAAGCCAACTGGGTCGAAGCCAAAAGGCGCTTCGAGAGATATGGACAACGCGTCCAATTTTGGTTTTGTCAGAAGGCTATCGAAAGCACGAAATCAAACTGATagagagttgggccaagcccaaagacGAAGCAACGAGCGGCCCAAAAGgcattggcgcgcgctgaaggaatggaagatgaaaatggagaacgtggtcgacgtggcaaatggaggagcgtccagatgatcgagaaacagttaccactttgtagtagtatttatagtagtttttcattcagaacaggggtcacaaaattttatacaaacactctctctaaaattctaa from Trifolium pratense cultivar HEN17-A07 linkage group LG5, ARS_RC_1.1, whole genome shotgun sequence encodes:
- the LOC123884981 gene encoding F-box protein At5g49610; its protein translation is MEKLGDGIFPDEVVMQILARLPVKSLFRSKTVCKLWYKLTFDKYFIQLYNDVSRKNPMILVEISDSLLECKSSLICVDNLRGVFEFSLNFLNDRVKVRASCNGLLCCSSIPDMGVYYVCNPVTREFRLLPKSRERPVTRFYPDGEATLVGLACDPAFQKFNVVLAGSHRTFGHRPDGKFICLVFDSELNKWRKLISFQDEHFTHMNKNQVVFVNNALHWLTVSSSYILVLDLSCDIWKKMSLPYDPIYGVGNRTYLLELDGCLSVIQISEAWMIIWVLKDYWKDEWSVVDKVSLRCIRGMVPGIFPISQTSEYVFLATHKQVLVYHRRSQVWKEMYSVKYSSTLPLWFSAHAYRSTMFSCN